The stretch of DNA CGTGGCGTTCGGGATGGCGCGCTCGGCGAGGCCCATGAAGATCTCCCACTCCGCTCGCGCCTCGCCCACCCTTCGGCGGGGGATCTGCGGCGAGAAGTACACGCGGCGCTCCGTGGACGTCTCCGTGCCTCCGCCGGGCTGCTCGTACCGGGTCTGCGCGGGGAACAGGAGGACCTTCTCCGCGGGGTCGACGAGCATCGACGACGTGACGACGAGGTCTTGGTGGATCCGGAGGGGGATGCGCCCGAGCGCCTCGCGGACGTACTCCGGCTCCGGGAGCGTCTCGAGGAAGTTGCCTCCCGCCTGGTACAGGATGTCGAGGAGGCCCTCGTGCGCGGCGTCGATCATCCCGACCGCCGTCATGCCGGGGATCGTCGGCGGCCGGAAGCCCCAGATCCCCGCGAACCGGTCCGCGTTCTCGTCGTCCACGGGGAAGCCGAGTCCGAACGCCGCGGGCTGCGCCCCCATCTCCGAGCCGCCCTGGACGCCGCTGTGTCCCCGGATCGGCATGAGGCCGCACTTCTCCCGCCCGACGAAGCCGCGCGCCAGGGCGAGGTTCACGATCGCCTTGACGTTGTCCACGCCAAAGCGGTGGTGCGTGATCCCCATGCTCCACACGAAGACCGCGGAGCGCGCCTCGTGGTACATCCGCGCGAAATCGAGCATCCGCTCCCGAGAGACCCCCGCCTGCCGTTCGAGCTCTTCCCACGGTTGCGCCGCGAGCTGCACCCGCAAGGCGTAGAAGCCGCTCGTGTGCTTCTCGACGAATTCCTCATCGAGCCAGTCGTTCTCGAGGAGGTGCTTCAGGACCCCGGTGATGAAGGCGATGTCGCCCCCCGTGTGGACCGTGAAGAATTCGTCGGCGAAGTGCGTGCCGAACAGGGCGCTTCGCGGGACCGACGGCACCCAGTACCGTTCGAGGCCGGGCTCCCGCATCGGATTCACGACCGCGACTTTCGTGCCCTGCTCCTTCGCGTAGTACAGGTACTTCATCGTCACGGGCTGGTTGTTCGGGACGTCGGAGCCGAAGAAGACGATCAGATCGGTCCCGATCCAGTCCTTGTAGGAGCACGTCGAGGCGGCGACGCCGAGCGTCTCCTTGAGCCCGGTCGTGCTCGGCGAGTGGCACGGCCGGCTCGAGTTATCGATGTGGTTCGTCCCGATGAAACGGGCGACCTTGTTCGCGACGTAGTACGATTCGTTGGTCATTCCGCGGGAGGTGATGAAGAACGCGATCCGGTCCGGAGTCGTCGCTCGGATGCCCGTTGCCGCGGTCTGCAGCGCCTCGTCCCACGTGATCCGGCGGAAGCCCCGGTCGCCCCGGTCGCGGACCATCGGAAAGGCGAGTCGGCCGAGCCCCCGCAGCTCCTGCGAGGACTTCGTCCGCAGCGGCTCGACGTCCTTCAGCACCCGCGTCCGCAGGCGTCCCATCGTGTTCAGCGGCAGGAGGTCCAGGCGCACCGTGCAGAGGTGGATCCCTTCCATCGTGAAGTCGCGGAGGCCCGTCGTGCCCAGGGCGCAACCGTCGCACACCCCGTTTCGAAGGATCCGCGTGGCGAGCAGCGGCCGCCGTTTGTTGTCCCACGCCGATCGCAGGACTTCGCGGTAGTTGTGTGGCTTCACGAAGCCGAGGCCGAAGGGGACCGGGCTCACGCGCCGCATGGTCGTCCGTCGCCCCGGAGACGCCACGTGCCTGGGAAGCGCATGCGGTTTATCTTATCTTCCCCCTGCGAATCACACCGACGACGGACCCCTTTTCAAATCCCGAAGCCATCCCGTGCCCCATGGACACGGCCCTCATCCTCGCGGGCGGGGAATCCGCCCGATTCGGAAGGCCGAAGGCCCTCGTGGACGTCGGCGGCAAACCGATGGTGTCTCGGGTGTTCGACGCCGTCCAACCCCTCGCCGGGGAAGTCATCGTGGCGGTCGCTGACGCGGGCATGGCGGCCGCGATGAAACCCACGGTACCCTTAGTGAAATTCGCGGTCGACCGCCGGCGCGGGGTGGGCCCGATCGAAGGACTTGCTCGCGGCTTCAGCGTCGCGCTCGGAGATCGGGTCCTCGTCGCACCCTGCGACGCTCCCCTGTTGCGCGCCGAAATGTATCGACTGCTGCTCACGGACCTCGGAGACCATGACGTAGCCGTGCCCCGGTTGGACGTCCTCGATCCGGTTCGAGCCGTCTACCGGAAGACCGCGGTCCTGCGGATTCTCGCGAAGGCAACGGAGCCGGTGCCGTCCCCGTCGGCCCTGGTCGATCGACTCGACGCGGTCTTCGTGAGCGAAGAGCGGTTGCGGTCTGTCGATCCGCGACTCGACTCGTTCCTCGATGTGAACACGCACGCGGACCTGGACCAAGCCCTCCGGAGGATGAAGACACCCGCGGACTAGCACAGCGGGGCAAGGTCTGCGAAGGCTATGGTCGTCGGAGCCCTCGGAACAGACTCAGGACGGCCTTGCGGTGCTCCCCACGCCGGATTTCTTTGGCCTTTAGGAGTTCCTCGATCTTTTCAGGCGTGTATTCGCGGAACGTGGCGTCATCCATCGCCGCAAGCCGATCCAGCTCGCCGGCGTCGAGCCAGACCCCGTTGCAGTCGAGGCACACGTCCACGCGGATGTCCTCGATGTCCTCGCCATCCATCAGGCCGCCGCAGTTCGGGCAAACGAGCTGGCTGTCGGAATCGAGGCCCAGTTTTTTCGTGAGTAGTCTGTTCAGACTCCGGCTGCCTGTCAACGTCCGGATTTCCCCTCGGTCGAGGAACAGCCCACCGCAAGTCGGGCACACGTCCGTCTCCACGGTCCGGAGGTGCGTTTGCCGCGGTTCCTTCCGTAAGGGAGTCCAATCTTTGGGGCACTCCCGCGCCTCGCGGATCTTCTTGGTCACGGGCCTCATGACGGAGACGTTGGCGGAAGAGGCTTTCGCCTCGTGGGTCAGGTCAACCGAACATTCCGCGCGACGGGGGCGACCGTCTGCACGTAGCCTTTCGGCTCCGTGTTGGCGAAGATGTCCTGGAGGAGCTTCGCCCGATCCTTCTCCGGCACCCCATCGAGGAACTTCCGCTTCTTGCTGGTCTTCTCCCACTCGCGGAACTCTTCCTGCTTCGAGACGTACAGGGACTTGACCGTGTTCTGCACGAATCGCGTCCCGCCCGCGCTGACGGCGTCCGGATCATAGTCCCGCTGGACGAACTCGATGAAGAACCACTCGTCGTCGAACAATTCGCGCGTGAAGGCCTGGAGGAGCGGCCCGAAGGAATCTTTGTCCTTGTAGATGGGCGTGAGGAACTCGCCCCCCTTCGACTCGAGATGCGCCTTCAGCTTGGCGAGGTCCGTCGTCCGGAGCGCGAGGTGCTGCATGTACGTGTGCGCATCCTTCTGCGGCTGGCCCGCGAACCCGTAGACGAACGGCGCCTGCGCATGGGAGACCTCGTTGGGGGCGCTCAGCCCCATGACCACTGCGAGACATTCACCCGTCAAGCCGCTCCGGCACGCGAACGTAGCCATGGCGGTCTTCTCCTCGCCAACGCGTTCGGTCTCGTACACGCCGACGTAGCCGCTGTTCAGGAGGAAGTCGCGCAGGGCACGGTAGGTGTTCAGGTCGCGGCAGAGGACGGTCTTGTGGTCCACCTTGAGTTTCATGAACGGGGGAGCGGGCATTCCGTCACCGGCCTCGGAGGGGAAACTGGGGCGATAACCCTTTCGTGGCACGAGGTCGCACGGAGTGTGACGCCGTCGAGTGTGCTCCGAACTAGCCCCCTCCGATGCGCATTGAAGGCGACCTCGCGGGGGGCTCGAGTCTCGCGTGTCCGCGCATCGAGGAACGAAAGTAATGCGATGATCACGTCCGCGCGATGGAGTTCGCCAAGACGCCGATTCCCTCGATTTCGATCTCGACTCGGTCTCCGGGCATCAGGTACCTCGCCCGGTCGCCTCGCTCAAACTCGCAGCCGCCTGGAATCGTCCCGCTCCCCCACACCTCGCCTGCTTGGATCGGTTGGAAACGCGAGGCGAACTCGACCATCTCGGGGAACGACCACAAGGCGCGCGGACCTTCCTTCGCCCACGGGTTCTCGAAGACCATGTTGCGATAGCGGTCGCGCAGCCGCTCCTCATTGTTCACGCGGACCACAACGGCTTGGTCCCGCAGCTCCCCGAACTCGTCGCGGGTCACGATGGCGGGTCCGAGGGCGTTCGCCCAGTCCTTTCCCGGAGCGGGACCCATCCCGATCTTCCCGGCCGTAACTTGGATGTCACGCGCCGAGAAGTCGTTGAAAATCGTGACGCCGAACAGATGCGCAGGGGCCCTCATCGCATCGATCTCCCGACCGCCCTTGCCCAGGACGAAACCGATTTCTGCCTCGTAGTCCATCTTCGGCGAGAGGATGAGCCGGGGCGTCTTGCCGTCGAACATCTCGTAGCGCATCGGCCCGACCTCTTCCCCCGTCCCGACGATGTTCAGGTGGTTTCCATTGTAGTAGCCGGGCATCCAGTTCCATTCCGGCGGGATCGACGTCCACGCGGCCGCCCGTGTGCGGGCCACATGGGCACGGAACGCAAGGAAGTCTCGCAGGAGGCGGGGCAGGATCGGCGGATGGATCCGGACGTCGGGGGGTCGGAAGGCCCACGGAGGCGGATCCGACACGATCCGTTCGGCCTCAGAGAGGATTCGATGGGCGCGGTCCCAGATGTCCCCGGTCAGGTCCGGACAGGCGTCGATGAACCCGAGGGTGTCCGACGGGATGGCGGCGTCGGCTGCCGAGAGGTCTGCGATCCACTCCCAGCGGTCCCAGGGCCCGACGACGGCTCCGAGTCGGGGAGCGGAGCCGCCGCGGGAGAAGGTGACGAGCTTCATCGGCGCGGGCCTTCCGCGAATTCCCTCCAGGACACCGGGGGCGAATTCGTCGCGACGCACTCCGGACACGAGGCGGGCGGATAGAGCGGCACGTCGACCTGGAGCGTGCTGTAGAAGCGCGGGCCAAACCGCTCCTCCGTTTGGCGGACGAGGTCGGTGGCGCCCTTGACAAAGACCGCGGCCGAGACGACCTCCGCTCCGAGGCGCGTCACGAACTGCGGGAGGCGCAGGCCGACGCACCGCCCTTGGAGGCTCACGCCGTTGAAGGCGAGGACCTTCGAGTTCGAGGGCACCCATCCTTCGACGAGCGCGTTGCCAAAGCGTCCGCTCGGCCGGTATTCCCAGTAGGCCACGGGCCGACGCAGGCGCTGGGCGAACGCCTCGGCGAGCGGACGCACGGCCGGCTGAGCCGGCGCGAAGACCAGGTCGACGTCGATTCCCTCCCTCAACGCCCAGGCCGCCATGTCGTCCGCGATCGCGTCGACGAACGGCGCGTACGCGGTGACCGGCTCGATTGCGAAGAAGCCCCGCGTGTGATTGCCATCCTCGTCCGCGGGGTACACGAAGTGACCCTCCGCGGTGGACGGTCGGGAGACGTCGAGGATCTCCTCGAGGAATTGCGGCTTGAACGTGGGCGACACGAGTCGGATCGGGAGCGGCGGCATCGGTATCAACCCCTCACGCGGACGGCGATTCCCAGCCTTCGCCTTTCGGCGCGTGCACGCGGCTCTCGTCCCAGCTCAGGACGTACTCCGGGTCCCGGAACGCGTAGCCGTGGGTCGTGATGCGCATGCTCTCGAAGTAGGTATCGAGCATGACCGCGAGGCGGCCTTGCAATTTTCCGCGGCCGGCGAGGGACTTCTGCGCCGCGTTGCCTTGCGGACTGTGCGGCGTCGCGCCCGGATGGAATGTGAACGAGCCTTCCTCGACGACGCCCTCCCGCGCTCCGTAGAACGGATTGCAGAAGAACATGAGCTCGTCGGAGTCGACGTTGAAGTGGGCGTACGGCGCGGGGACCTCCTGCGGATGCCATCCGGCCATGACGGGCACGAACGAACAGAGGGAGAAGCCGCTGTGCGGCACGTTGCCCGCCTGGAACGTCTGGTGCATCGGCGGCGCCGTGTGGATCTCCCGCGCGATCCCGTGGTGGCTCTTGATGTCGAAGACGTACGGATAGAGGGCGCCCTCCCAGCCCGCAAGGTCGAACGGATGGTGGCCGAGCGTGAGCCGCGTGACCTTGCCGCCGGTGTGTCTCACGTCGATTGGGAATTCGCCGCGCTCGTCCTGGAACGGCGGTAGGACCGGCGTCTCGATCTCCGTCTCCACGACGGGCGACATCAGGGTGGCCTGGCCTTCCTTATTGAAATAGTGGGGCGCGAAGTTGACCGGATAGATCGACTCGACGAGGAGGAACCATGCCTTCGGCGACGTCAGCTCGACGCGGTACGTCGTGCCCTTCGGAATCACGACGTAGACGTCCTTGCGGAACGTCAGGTCGCCGTACTCCGACCGCACGACGCCCTCGCCTTCCTGCACGAAATAGACCTCGTGCCGCTCGCCGTTCCGAAAGAACGTGTCCGGCGGCATCGACTCCGCGGGCTTTGAGATCGACAGCGTCGTGCGCGGGCCGTGGACGACCGGCTTGCGGGAGCGGATCGCGTCTCTCTCGAAGGGCATGCGGCCCGTGTAGATGTGGTATGGCTGGAGCACGTCGGCCTCGGGAGGGAACTCTGGGACGAGATCGAAGTCCCCCTTGCGCGGGGGCTGGACCTGCTCCGTCGGATAGAACCGGACGTGGACCTTCCGCGACCAGGCGCCGCTGAAACCGTAGCTGCCATGGATCTCCTCCCTCGCGAGGACGTCGGGGATCGCATAGAATTCCGTGTGCGGTGTCGGCGGGAGCGTCCCCTTCTTGACGATCATCACCATGGCCGCCTCCCCCTCGGGGGGATATCGGCGCGCGCCGACTTAAACCCGCGCGGCTCATCCTGCGCGATGGGCCTGCGCGTACCGGATGCCGCCGCCCGCGAGGAGGACCTCACGCTGGTGTGGCCTCAGGTCAACCCGGACCGCCGTCCGCGTGCCGCGGGTCAGGTCCTCCACCTCGGCGTCGCGCTCGCCGCGGATCGCGGCGAAGACGTTCGTGATCCGCAGTCGGTCGCCCGCCCCGATCGCATCGTACCCCGTCGGATCCGCGAAGGTGACCGGCGGGATGCCCGAGTTCACGAGGTTGTCCAGGTGGATCCGGGCGAAGCTCTTCGCGAGGACCAGTCGCACGCCGAGGAACATCGGGGCGACGGCCGCATGCTCCCGGGAGGACCCTTGGCCGTAGTTCTCGCCGGCGACGATGAAGCCGCCGCCTCCCTTCTTCGCCCGCGCCGGAAACGTCGGGTCGACGTACTCGAAGACGTGTTGCGCCATTGCGGGGATGTTCGACCGCAGCGGGAGCACCTTCGCGCCGGCCGGCATGATGTGGTCCGTCGAGATGTTGTCGCCGAGCCGGATCAGGACCTCGCCATCGAGCGTGTCCGGTGGCGGCTGCGCGACCGGGAGCGGCGCGATATTCGGGCCCCGGATGACTTGGACCGACGCCCGGTCGTTCGGCGGCCATTCGAACCCGGACGTGTCGATGGGATACTTCGTCGGCTCCTTGACGATCGGAGCCTCCCCGAGGTCCCGCGGATCCGCGATC from Thermoplasmata archaeon encodes:
- a CDS encoding FdhF/YdeP family oxidoreductase translates to MRRVSPVPFGLGFVKPHNYREVLRSAWDNKRRPLLATRILRNGVCDGCALGTTGLRDFTMEGIHLCTVRLDLLPLNTMGRLRTRVLKDVEPLRTKSSQELRGLGRLAFPMVRDRGDRGFRRITWDEALQTAATGIRATTPDRIAFFITSRGMTNESYYVANKVARFIGTNHIDNSSRPCHSPSTTGLKETLGVAASTCSYKDWIGTDLIVFFGSDVPNNQPVTMKYLYYAKEQGTKVAVVNPMREPGLERYWVPSVPRSALFGTHFADEFFTVHTGGDIAFITGVLKHLLENDWLDEEFVEKHTSGFYALRVQLAAQPWEELERQAGVSRERMLDFARMYHEARSAVFVWSMGITHHRFGVDNVKAIVNLALARGFVGREKCGLMPIRGHSGVQGGSEMGAQPAAFGLGFPVDDENADRFAGIWGFRPPTIPGMTAVGMIDAAHEGLLDILYQAGGNFLETLPEPEYVREALGRIPLRIHQDLVVTSSMLVDPAEKVLLFPAQTRYEQPGGGTETSTERRVYFSPQIPRRRVGEARAEWEIFMGLAERAIPNATRLIHFKDAAAIRAEIARAIPTYDGIQNLAAKGDAFQYSGPRLCEGGVFPTPDGRARFTTVGLPDADIPEGQFLLSTRRGKQFNSMIHGDVDFLLGAARRDVLMSADDANALGIHEGDEVLVSNPLGSLRGPVRIAPIRPRNVQIYWPEGNVLIRRGVVDPACEMPDYNALVQITRPSTPPEGP
- a CDS encoding molybdenum cofactor guanylyltransferase: MDTALILAGGESARFGRPKALVDVGGKPMVSRVFDAVQPLAGEVIVAVADAGMAAAMKPTVPLVKFAVDRRRGVGPIEGLARGFSVALGDRVLVAPCDAPLLRAEMYRLLLTDLGDHDVAVPRLDVLDPVRAVYRKTAVLRILAKATEPVPSPSALVDRLDAVFVSEERLRSVDPRLDSFLDVNTHADLDQALRRMKTPAD
- a CDS encoding zf-TFIIB domain-containing protein, giving the protein MTKKIREARECPKDWTPLRKEPRQTHLRTVETDVCPTCGGLFLDRGEIRTLTGSRSLNRLLTKKLGLDSDSQLVCPNCGGLMDGEDIEDIRVDVCLDCNGVWLDAGELDRLAAMDDATFREYTPEKIEELLKAKEIRRGEHRKAVLSLFRGLRRP
- a CDS encoding fumarylacetoacetate hydrolase family protein; amino-acid sequence: MKLVTFSRGGSAPRLGAVVGPWDRWEWIADLSAADAAIPSDTLGFIDACPDLTGDIWDRAHRILSEAERIVSDPPPWAFRPPDVRIHPPILPRLLRDFLAFRAHVARTRAAAWTSIPPEWNWMPGYYNGNHLNIVGTGEEVGPMRYEMFDGKTPRLILSPKMDYEAEIGFVLGKGGREIDAMRAPAHLFGVTIFNDFSARDIQVTAGKIGMGPAPGKDWANALGPAIVTRDEFGELRDQAVVVRVNNEERLRDRYRNMVFENPWAKEGPRALWSFPEMVEFASRFQPIQAGEVWGSGTIPGGCEFERGDRARYLMPGDRVEIEIEGIGVLANSIART
- a CDS encoding homogentisate 1,2-dioxygenase is translated as MVMIVKKGTLPPTPHTEFYAIPDVLAREEIHGSYGFSGAWSRKVHVRFYPTEQVQPPRKGDFDLVPEFPPEADVLQPYHIYTGRMPFERDAIRSRKPVVHGPRTTLSISKPAESMPPDTFFRNGERHEVYFVQEGEGVVRSEYGDLTFRKDVYVVIPKGTTYRVELTSPKAWFLLVESIYPVNFAPHYFNKEGQATLMSPVVETEIETPVLPPFQDERGEFPIDVRHTGGKVTRLTLGHHPFDLAGWEGALYPYVFDIKSHHGIAREIHTAPPMHQTFQAGNVPHSGFSLCSFVPVMAGWHPQEVPAPYAHFNVDSDELMFFCNPFYGAREGVVEEGSFTFHPGATPHSPQGNAAQKSLAGRGKLQGRLAVMLDTYFESMRITTHGYAFRDPEYVLSWDESRVHAPKGEGWESPSA